A stretch of Geomonas oryzisoli DNA encodes these proteins:
- a CDS encoding sigma-54-dependent transcriptional regulator produces the protein MIDSLTPAFEILLVDDEEAWLRSISMTLAMSGGINNVVRCSDSGKVLELLRSRPIGLVLLDLNMPGLSGQDLLPAIIEEHPEVPVIVLSGLNQVSVAVECMQKGAFDFFVKTVEEERLIQGIHRAIRLIDLQRENLEMKSRILSDRLEHAEAFADILTADRAMLSIFRYIEAVAGSSQPILITGESGVGKELVARAVHKVSRRPGQLVSVNVAGLDDQIFSDTLFGHTRGAFTGAELPRSGMIERAADGTLFLDEIGDLAITSQVKLLRLLQEGEYFSLGSDVPKRMNARVVVATHHDLAAKQAAGEFRKDFYYRLCGHHIHIPALRERPDDIPLLFDHFLEEAARELKKKKPTVPKELPVLLTNYSFPGNVRELRALVYDAMSRHEAHMLSLETFKRVLGQDQGRPVRLNGQVQRSVFVASEPLPALHEVSDLLVAEAMRRAEGNQSIACRLIGVSQPALSKRLKKTGDS, from the coding sequence TCTCGTCGATGATGAGGAGGCGTGGCTGCGCAGCATCAGCATGACCCTCGCCATGTCGGGAGGCATCAACAACGTGGTGCGCTGCTCGGACAGCGGGAAGGTCCTGGAACTGCTCCGCTCCCGCCCCATCGGCCTGGTCCTTTTGGACCTGAACATGCCCGGCCTCTCCGGCCAGGACCTCCTCCCCGCGATCATAGAGGAACACCCTGAGGTCCCGGTCATCGTGCTGAGCGGGCTGAACCAGGTTTCGGTAGCCGTGGAATGCATGCAGAAGGGGGCCTTCGACTTCTTCGTGAAGACCGTGGAGGAGGAGCGCCTGATCCAGGGGATCCACCGCGCCATCAGGCTGATCGACCTGCAGCGGGAAAACCTCGAAATGAAATCCCGCATCCTCAGCGATCGCCTGGAGCACGCCGAGGCCTTCGCCGACATCCTCACGGCGGACCGGGCCATGCTCTCCATCTTCCGTTACATCGAGGCGGTGGCGGGCAGCAGCCAGCCCATCCTCATCACCGGCGAAAGCGGGGTCGGCAAGGAGCTGGTGGCGCGCGCGGTCCACAAGGTGAGCCGCCGCCCCGGGCAGCTGGTCTCGGTGAACGTGGCGGGGCTGGACGACCAGATCTTCAGCGACACGCTCTTTGGCCACACCAGGGGCGCCTTCACCGGGGCCGAGCTTCCGCGCAGCGGGATGATCGAGAGGGCCGCGGACGGGACGCTGTTCCTCGACGAGATCGGGGACCTGGCCATCACCTCGCAGGTGAAACTTTTGCGCCTGTTGCAGGAGGGTGAGTACTTCTCCCTCGGCAGCGACGTACCGAAACGGATGAACGCGCGGGTGGTCGTCGCCACCCACCACGACCTGGCCGCCAAGCAGGCGGCAGGTGAGTTCCGCAAGGATTTTTACTACCGCCTGTGCGGTCACCACATCCACATCCCGGCGCTGCGCGAGCGTCCCGACGACATCCCGCTGCTCTTCGACCACTTCCTGGAGGAAGCGGCCCGGGAACTGAAAAAGAAGAAACCGACCGTCCCGAAGGAGCTGCCGGTTCTCTTGACCAACTATTCCTTCCCGGGTAACGTGCGGGAACTGCGGGCGCTGGTGTACGACGCCATGAGCCGCCACGAGGCGCACATGCTCTCCCTGGAAACCTTCAAGCGGGTCCTGGGCCAGGACCAGGGGCGGCCGGTGCGGCTCAACGGGCAGGTGCAGCGCAGCGTTTTCGTAGCGAGCGAGCCGCTCCCCGCGCTGCACGAGGTGAGCGATCTGCTGGTCGCCGAGGCGATGCGCCGGGCAGAGGGGAACCAGTCCATCGCCTGCCGCCTGATCGGGGTCTCCCAGCCCGCGCTGAGCAAACGCCTCAAAAAGACAGGGGATTCCTGA